A genome region from Solanum pennellii chromosome 12, SPENNV200 includes the following:
- the LOC107007464 gene encoding uncharacterized protein LOC107007464, whose amino-acid sequence MEIPLKTLPYLHTLYIHFLNQTTTINFFGLFLIMQSTSITPWNTYFHYIPKKFPFKQSLHFKKTLVTYTHSCHQEQEKHTRQKDVYWQEMNFSVEKEKPHYRNDVKEQGVEVIVHSGIRSNSWWARIKAALGQRINVEGVSFSVGIFFKDKHLAIPHVFVQDIRYIDWAELKRRGFEGVVFDKDNTITVPYSLNLWSPLASSMEQCKALFGNNIAVFSNSAGLAEYDPDGRKARILERAIGIKVIRHRLKKPAGIAEEIERQFGCKSSRLIMVGDRPLTDIVYGNRNGFLTILTAPLSLSQEPFIVKQVRKLEMALVNRWSSKGIKPISHWLLPDCQYCIKDELL is encoded by the exons ATGGAGATTCCATTAAAAACTTTACCTTATCTACACACATTATACATACACTTCCTTAATCAAACTAcaactataaatttttttggtttattcTTGATTATGCAATCTACTTCAATTACACCATGGAACACTTACTTCCATTACATTCCTAAAAAATTTCCCTTCAAACAGTCACTTCATTTCAAGAAAACACTTGTTACTTACACACACAGTTGTCACCAAGAACAAGAGAAGCATACTAGACAGAAAGATGTATATTGGCAAGAAATGAACTTTTCTGTTGAAAAAGAGAAACCCCATTACAGAAATGATGTAAAAGAGCAGGGGGTTGAAGTGATTGTTCATTCGGGCATTCGATCGAACAGTTGGTGGGCAAGGATTAAAGCTGCATTGGGGCAGAGGATTAATGTAGAAGGGGTTTCTTTTTCTGttgggattttttttaaagacaaGCATTTGGCAATTCCACATGTGTTTGTGCAAGATATAAGGTATATTGATTGGGCTGAGCTGAAGAGAAGGGGATTCGAAGGCGTGGTTTTCGATAAGGACAATACAATTACAGTTCCTTATTCTTTGAACTTGTGGTCTCCTCTTGCTTCATCAATGGAACAGTGTAAAGCTTTGTTTGGCAACAACATTGCTGTTTTTAGCAACTCTGCGG GACTAGCTGAATATGATCCTGATGGTAGAAAAGCTCGGATTCTTGAACGTGCAATCGGAATTAAAGTCATTAGGCATA GGCTGAAGAAGCCAGCTGGAATAGCTGAAGAAATTGAAAGGCAATTCGGTTGCAAATCCTCGAGACTTATTATG GTGGGTGATCGGCCTCTCACAGACATAGTTTATGGAAACAGAAATGGTTTTCTTACTATTTTGACAGCACCATTAAGTCTCTCACAGGAACCATTTATTGTGAAGCAG GTTCGGAAACTCGAAATGGCCCTTGTGAACAGATGGTCTAGTAAAGGGATAAAACCAATTAGTCACTGGCTTCTTCCTGATTGCCAGTATTGTATAAAGGATGAACTACTATAG